The Metabacillus schmidteae genome has a segment encoding these proteins:
- a CDS encoding ABC transporter substrate-binding protein yields the protein MTKNFTLLMVLMFVSSFILASCNQPLRKQEEALEENKEVEVKKQISLNGVFLNTTWGEVTQQLAEEYEEETGVSVNIELVGRDMIFQKMSLSIAGNASYDLFNVDYTWVPELVSTNSLLPLDTYMVQEQLDTEGFLPRALSLTQWNGKNGAYGEGGNNYGLPQTIHPHILWYRSDLFKKNKLKSEFKSKYGYNLTPPKTMDQFRDMAEFFNGKIVNGKKIYGWAGQASEGFGNVHTWLTFVYSNGGDVIDWNKMTSSLSTPEVIEATKTWIDLLQFSPPGINDYTFSEVSADAAEGNVAMAIHWSWAADKVDDHAYSNTVGQWEFAQTPAMKASVPHLAGWTIVIPRTSKHPDEAFKFMVWLESKQNDVRQAQMGGGDPVRLSSYLDPTLKQVEVDGTDVEKFRRYEAVNEAMKTAKARPFFPQEEQWESVITGYLHDAQLGKMSVEEALTKADEAVNNLLR from the coding sequence TTGACAAAGAACTTTACTCTCTTGATGGTCTTGATGTTTGTGAGCTCTTTTATTTTAGCCTCTTGCAATCAACCATTAAGAAAGCAAGAAGAGGCCTTGGAAGAAAATAAAGAGGTTGAGGTGAAAAAGCAAATATCTTTAAATGGTGTTTTTCTTAACACGACATGGGGAGAGGTAACCCAACAATTGGCGGAAGAATACGAGGAAGAAACAGGTGTATCTGTAAATATTGAGTTGGTCGGACGCGATATGATTTTTCAAAAAATGTCTCTTTCGATTGCTGGTAATGCTAGTTATGATCTTTTTAATGTTGATTATACCTGGGTACCTGAACTCGTGTCTACTAATAGTTTACTCCCTTTGGACACCTATATGGTACAAGAACAGCTTGATACGGAAGGTTTTTTACCTAGAGCATTATCCCTAACACAATGGAACGGAAAAAATGGTGCTTATGGCGAAGGTGGTAATAATTATGGATTGCCACAGACGATCCATCCTCATATCCTTTGGTATCGTTCTGATTTATTCAAAAAAAATAAATTGAAATCAGAGTTTAAAAGTAAATACGGATATAACCTAACACCTCCCAAAACCATGGATCAATTTCGCGATATGGCTGAATTTTTTAATGGGAAAATCGTAAATGGAAAAAAAATATATGGCTGGGCTGGACAAGCTAGCGAAGGGTTCGGCAATGTGCATACATGGTTAACATTTGTCTATTCTAACGGCGGAGATGTCATTGATTGGAATAAGATGACATCATCATTATCAACTCCAGAAGTCATAGAGGCGACAAAAACGTGGATTGACCTACTGCAATTCTCTCCTCCAGGTATAAATGATTATACCTTTTCAGAAGTATCAGCTGATGCAGCAGAAGGAAACGTTGCAATGGCTATTCACTGGTCTTGGGCAGCTGATAAGGTAGATGATCATGCCTATTCTAATACTGTTGGCCAATGGGAATTTGCCCAAACGCCAGCAATGAAAGCATCTGTTCCACATCTAGCGGGCTGGACAATTGTTATTCCCAGAACATCAAAACATCCTGACGAAGCATTTAAATTTATGGTTTGGTTAGAAAGTAAACAAAATGATGTCAGACAAGCTCAGATGGGTGGAGGAGATCCAGTCCGACTCTCTTCTTATTTAGATCCAACTCTTAAGCAAGTGGAAGTTGATGGAACTGATGTTGAGAAATTTCGCCGTTACGAAGCAGTAAATGAAGCAATGAAGACAGCAAAAGCGCGTCCATTTTTCCCACAGGAAGAACAATGGGAAAGTGTTATAACCGGTTATTTACACGATGCCCAACTTGGGAAAATGTCAGTTGAAGAAGCATTAACGAAGGCTGATGAGGCTGTAAATAATTTGTTGAGATAA
- a CDS encoding LacI family DNA-binding transcriptional regulator: protein MVRIVDVAKKANVSTATVSRVISKPDTVREETINKVLRAIKELNYHPNVLARQLRTSETKTVIVVIPDISNPFFSKVLRGIENLASANGYQVLLGDAGNDSEQESRYLDMLRQKKADGMILLTAKMKPELVEEMAIEFPVVLACEYIEGSSIPTISIDNVSSARKATEYLIQLGHRRIGTISGPLDSVLGQDRLKGFYQAMARYSISVDPVLVQEGHFNYESGFNLMKKFLALNRMPTGVFAANDEMALGAVKAIRTMNLRVPEDISVIGFDDIHFSSIFEPALTTISQPAFEIGSKAMELLIMLMDKKRIEKNQYILDDSLVIRESCSKINKSLHA, encoded by the coding sequence ATGGTTAGAATCGTAGATGTTGCAAAGAAGGCAAATGTTTCTACTGCTACAGTCTCTAGAGTCATAAGTAAGCCTGATACTGTAAGAGAGGAAACAATTAACAAAGTATTAAGAGCCATTAAAGAATTAAACTATCATCCAAATGTTTTAGCTCGTCAGCTAAGGACGTCAGAAACTAAAACAGTGATTGTTGTGATTCCGGATATATCTAATCCTTTCTTTTCAAAGGTTCTACGAGGAATAGAAAATCTTGCATCTGCTAACGGATACCAAGTTTTACTTGGTGATGCTGGGAATGATAGTGAACAGGAAAGTCGGTATTTAGATATGCTCCGTCAGAAAAAAGCAGACGGTATGATCTTATTAACAGCAAAAATGAAACCAGAGCTTGTCGAAGAAATGGCTATTGAATTTCCAGTAGTGCTTGCCTGTGAATATATTGAAGGATCTTCTATTCCTACCATTTCAATTGACAATGTTAGCAGTGCTAGAAAGGCAACAGAATATTTAATTCAGTTGGGACACCGAAGAATAGGAACTATTTCTGGGCCACTTGATAGTGTATTAGGACAGGATCGATTAAAGGGTTTTTACCAGGCAATGGCAAGGTATAGCATATCAGTAGATCCAGTATTAGTACAAGAAGGTCATTTTAATTATGAAAGCGGATTTAATTTAATGAAGAAGTTTTTAGCGCTCAATAGAATGCCAACAGGAGTATTTGCAGCGAATGATGAAATGGCTTTAGGTGCCGTTAAAGCCATAAGAACAATGAACCTTAGAGTACCTGAAGATATCTCGGTTATTGGATTTGATGATATTCATTTTTCCTCTATTTTCGAACCTGCTTTGACAACAATCTCACAACCAGCTTTTGAGATAGGGTCTAAAGCGATGGAACTATTAATCATGCTTATGGATAAAAAGAGAATCGAGAAAAATCAATATATTTTAGATGACAGTCTTGTCATAAGAGAATCGTGCTCAAAAATCAATAAATCATTACACGCTTAA
- a CDS encoding substrate-binding domain-containing protein, translating to MKKNLLLSVLLLLVFSVIIGCGNKEEAHTTEGSTEKNENYLSESGPLTINPEIPDLEVLDKGPNGEQAVSAKSLQLTEEELQKIKDGNYKAAIVMHYSGTDYMNAAVGAMQDTFEKMGIEVVAVTDAQFKAEKQVNDIETVLAKDPDIMISVPVDAVSTAPAYKKAVEQGVKLVFMDGAAEGLEAGKDYISIVSGDNYGNGALAADIMAEKIGGKGKVGIVYHDVNFFVTKNRSDAFEATIKEKYPDIEIVAQGGITDPNKGEEVASAMLTRNPDIDGIFAPWDVPAEGVMAAARTAGRDDLVVTTVDLGTNVAISIASDGIVQGLGAQLPYDQGVAQGILSGYALLGKEAPPYVASPAIEVTKENVLDAWKLIYGVEAPSTVKDAWK from the coding sequence ATGAAAAAGAATTTATTACTTTCCGTGTTATTACTACTCGTTTTTAGTGTAATAATCGGATGTGGAAATAAGGAAGAAGCACATACAACAGAAGGAAGCACAGAAAAAAATGAAAATTACCTCTCTGAATCAGGACCATTAACAATTAATCCAGAGATTCCAGATTTAGAAGTTCTAGATAAAGGACCAAATGGTGAACAAGCAGTTTCTGCAAAGTCATTACAGTTAACTGAGGAAGAGCTTCAAAAAATTAAGGATGGTAATTATAAAGCAGCCATTGTTATGCACTATTCAGGTACAGATTATATGAATGCGGCAGTTGGAGCGATGCAAGATACATTTGAAAAAATGGGAATTGAAGTTGTAGCTGTAACAGATGCACAATTTAAGGCTGAGAAACAAGTAAACGATATTGAAACAGTATTAGCGAAAGATCCAGATATCATGATTTCTGTTCCAGTTGATGCAGTATCAACTGCACCAGCTTATAAAAAAGCAGTAGAACAAGGCGTTAAACTAGTATTCATGGATGGAGCGGCAGAAGGTCTTGAAGCAGGTAAGGATTACATCAGTATTGTTTCAGGTGACAACTATGGAAACGGTGCTCTAGCAGCGGACATTATGGCAGAAAAAATTGGTGGTAAAGGGAAAGTTGGTATCGTTTATCACGATGTTAACTTCTTCGTAACCAAAAACCGCTCAGATGCATTTGAAGCAACAATCAAAGAGAAATATCCTGACATTGAAATCGTAGCACAAGGTGGAATAACGGACCCGAATAAAGGAGAAGAAGTTGCTTCAGCGATGCTGACAAGAAACCCAGACATTGATGGTATTTTCGCTCCTTGGGATGTACCGGCAGAAGGTGTTATGGCAGCGGCTCGTACAGCAGGAAGAGATGACTTAGTTGTGACAACAGTTGATTTAGGTACAAATGTAGCAATTTCGATCGCATCTGATGGAATCGTTCAAGGACTAGGTGCTCAATTACCTTATGATCAAGGTGTAGCACAGGGAATTCTTTCAGGATATGCCCTATTAGGTAAAGAAGCTCCTCCTTATGTTGCTTCTCCTGCTATAGAAGTAACAAAAGAAAATGTTCTTGATGCTTGGAAATTAATTTATGGAGTTGAAGCTCCTTCTACTGTGAAAGATGCATGGAAATAA
- a CDS encoding sugar ABC transporter ATP-binding protein, with protein MYQPILEMKNINKAFNGITVLNKVNFSVKKGEVHALMGGNGAGKSTLMKILTGVYTADSGDILIEGKPVSIKSFDDAKANKISMIFQEFSLVPTLTVAQNIYLTREDKTSIGLLNDKECEKKTEVLLKELGVDIKPSDVVHNLGVGYWQMTEIAKALSQEAKILIMDEPTSSLTQTETEVLFKFINQLKAKGYAIIYISHRMDEIFEICDRITILRDGQYITTEDCSETDLDTVIQHIVGQEFDQAFEYQEREYSKEAPPIFEVKNVSAGDKVQNINLKIQPGEIVGIAGLMGSGRTELVRCLFGIDPIDSGEIYVDGQKRSINSAKEAIDAGIALIPEDRRVQGLVLEHSVKDNMILPILSKVNKGLFIDNKKANEISNQLVKKLNVKTDDIFKKSGLLSGGNQQKIVLAKWLANNPTVLLLDEPTIGVDIGAKTEIIEIIRELANSGKAILVISSEIPELLAMSDRVLVMHQGKIKKELQRTEIKSEEDLQYAIQGF; from the coding sequence ATGTATCAACCTATTCTTGAAATGAAGAATATAAATAAAGCGTTTAATGGTATTACGGTCCTAAACAAGGTCAACTTTTCAGTGAAAAAAGGAGAAGTACATGCCTTGATGGGTGGGAATGGTGCCGGAAAATCAACATTAATGAAAATCCTTACTGGCGTTTATACAGCAGACAGCGGAGACATTTTAATTGAAGGAAAGCCTGTAAGCATTAAAAGCTTTGATGACGCAAAGGCAAATAAGATCTCAATGATCTTCCAAGAATTTAGCTTAGTACCAACCCTTACAGTTGCCCAGAATATTTATTTAACGAGAGAGGATAAGACATCAATTGGGCTTTTAAATGATAAAGAATGTGAGAAAAAAACAGAGGTACTTTTAAAGGAACTAGGGGTGGATATTAAACCATCTGATGTTGTTCATAACCTAGGAGTTGGTTATTGGCAAATGACTGAGATTGCAAAAGCACTATCTCAGGAAGCGAAAATATTGATTATGGATGAGCCGACCTCTTCGTTAACTCAAACGGAAACGGAAGTATTATTCAAATTCATCAATCAATTAAAAGCAAAGGGTTATGCGATTATTTATATTTCTCACAGAATGGATGAGATTTTCGAAATTTGTGATCGCATCACGATCTTGCGTGATGGTCAATATATTACAACCGAGGATTGTAGTGAAACGGATCTTGATACAGTTATTCAGCATATTGTAGGACAAGAGTTTGACCAAGCCTTTGAATATCAGGAGAGGGAATACTCGAAAGAAGCACCGCCGATTTTTGAGGTGAAAAATGTAAGCGCTGGAGATAAGGTTCAAAATATTAATCTTAAAATTCAACCTGGAGAAATAGTTGGAATTGCTGGATTGATGGGAAGTGGTCGAACGGAATTAGTTCGTTGTTTATTTGGAATTGACCCAATAGACAGTGGTGAAATTTACGTTGATGGTCAAAAACGTTCAATCAATTCGGCTAAAGAGGCAATAGATGCAGGCATTGCATTAATTCCCGAGGATCGACGTGTGCAGGGATTGGTTCTAGAACATAGTGTGAAAGACAATATGATTCTTCCAATTTTATCTAAAGTGAACAAAGGATTGTTTATTGATAACAAAAAAGCAAATGAAATAAGTAATCAACTTGTTAAAAAGTTAAATGTAAAAACTGATGATATCTTTAAAAAATCAGGCTTGTTGTCAGGTGGAAATCAGCAAAAAATTGTTCTTGCAAAATGGTTAGCTAATAATCCGACTGTTCTTTTGCTTGATGAACCAACTATTGGTGTAGACATTGGGGCAAAAACAGAAATTATTGAAATTATTAGAGAACTAGCAAATAGCGGTAAGGCTATACTTGTTATCTCTTCAGAAATCCCGGAACTTCTTGCTATGAGTGATCGTGTCCTTGTGATGCATCAAGGCAAGATAAAAAAGGAACTACAACGAACTGAGATTAAATCAGAGGAGGATCTTCAATATGCAATCCAAGGTTTCTAA
- a CDS encoding ABC transporter permease: MQSKVSKVEKPALPMFKKFEWRNYIVYFAFVGVLIYFSINLYDEGFLSSSNLLNIVRQTATISLMALAMTFVISTGEIDLSVGSIAALSSLVGALALQAGYGIIGGLIGGVGTGIVVGLINGLLVTKVAIPSFLVTLGTMGAIKGLAMWVTDTAPVPIVNSNFNFIFGSGDIGPIPVLLLWTVVFTIIAHVLLRKTSFGRQVLATGGNESAARFSGVKTMKIKLLVFLGTGAMAGLAGLLYAGRMNAGRFSFGEGDELSVIAAVILGGTSLFGGVGTIVGTLVGSLMIGTINNGLIIMGLDVSQQMIIKGIIIILAVAFGKKAIKR; encoded by the coding sequence ATGCAATCCAAGGTTTCTAAAGTAGAAAAACCAGCATTACCTATGTTTAAAAAATTTGAATGGCGTAACTATATCGTCTATTTTGCCTTCGTAGGAGTGTTAATTTACTTTTCTATCAATTTATATGATGAAGGGTTTTTATCTTCAAGCAATCTATTAAATATTGTGAGACAAACAGCAACCATTTCTTTAATGGCACTTGCAATGACATTTGTTATTAGTACAGGTGAAATTGATCTTTCGGTTGGATCAATTGCTGCTTTATCTTCATTAGTTGGGGCATTAGCTCTACAGGCAGGCTATGGCATCATTGGCGGATTAATCGGTGGTGTTGGTACGGGTATTGTGGTTGGCTTAATTAACGGTTTACTCGTTACAAAAGTAGCAATTCCATCTTTCCTAGTAACACTAGGGACAATGGGAGCGATAAAAGGTCTTGCAATGTGGGTAACAGATACAGCTCCAGTTCCAATTGTTAACTCAAATTTCAACTTTATCTTTGGTTCTGGTGATATTGGTCCAATTCCGGTTTTACTTTTATGGACGGTTGTCTTTACAATCATTGCTCATGTTTTACTACGTAAGACGTCTTTTGGAAGACAAGTATTAGCAACTGGTGGTAATGAAAGCGCTGCACGTTTCTCAGGTGTAAAAACAATGAAAATTAAGTTGCTCGTTTTCTTAGGAACAGGTGCAATGGCTGGTTTAGCGGGACTATTATATGCAGGGCGTATGAATGCAGGACGTTTCTCTTTTGGTGAAGGTGATGAGCTTTCTGTCATTGCAGCTGTAATTCTAGGAGGGACAAGCCTATTTGGTGGAGTGGGAACAATTGTTGGAACTCTTGTTGGCTCTCTAATGATTGGAACAATTAATAATGGATTGATCATTATGGGTCTTGATGTTAGTCAGCAGATGATTATTAAAGGAATCATTATCATCTTAGCTGTGGCTTTCGGTAAAAAAGCAATTAAGAGATAA
- a CDS encoding Gfo/Idh/MocA family protein: MKKIKVGIIGTGFIGPTHIEAIRRLGFVEVVALAETSQEQAETKAAELGIPLAYGDYREMLKNDEIQVVHNCTPNHVHFTINKDIILAGKHVVSEKPLAMNSEESGELLALAQTKGVVHGVNFNYRQHASVQNLQAMITNGDLGKVNLVHGSYLQDWLLYETDFNWRLAPEVGGKSRAVADIGSHWCDTVQYVTGKKIVEVFADLATVIPVRKKATSGSNTFSAASHEEQDYEDVAINTEDYASVLVRFEDGSKGVFTVSQVSAGRKNRLSFEIDASKSSVFWNQEEPEKLWIGHRDKPNEILLADPSLFSAAAKSAIHHPGGHNEGWPDALKNMMQNFYTFIREGKSLKTDKPNFATFEDGHLSMCITDAILESHKQQKWVKVKQEKEVYS; encoded by the coding sequence ATGAAAAAAATAAAGGTAGGGATTATTGGTACAGGTTTTATTGGGCCAACTCATATCGAAGCAATTAGAAGACTTGGATTTGTAGAAGTGGTTGCATTAGCAGAAACAAGCCAAGAGCAAGCTGAAACTAAAGCTGCTGAACTCGGCATTCCACTTGCTTATGGTGATTACCGCGAAATGCTTAAAAATGACGAGATCCAGGTTGTGCATAATTGCACACCAAATCACGTCCACTTTACGATAAATAAGGACATCATTTTAGCCGGTAAACATGTGGTATCTGAAAAGCCGTTAGCAATGAATAGCGAAGAGTCAGGGGAGCTGTTGGCTCTGGCTCAAACAAAGGGTGTTGTTCATGGTGTGAATTTTAATTATAGACAGCATGCAAGTGTGCAAAATTTACAAGCCATGATTACAAACGGTGATTTAGGAAAGGTCAACTTGGTGCATGGAAGCTATCTACAAGATTGGTTATTATATGAAACGGATTTTAACTGGAGATTAGCTCCAGAAGTAGGGGGGAAATCCCGTGCTGTAGCAGATATCGGCTCACATTGGTGTGACACGGTTCAATATGTAACAGGGAAAAAAATTGTAGAAGTTTTTGCTGATCTTGCCACGGTTATCCCCGTAAGAAAGAAAGCAACATCTGGCAGTAATACGTTCAGTGCAGCTAGTCATGAAGAGCAGGATTATGAGGATGTTGCCATCAATACGGAGGATTATGCATCTGTACTAGTTCGTTTTGAGGATGGCTCAAAAGGCGTTTTCACCGTATCACAAGTAAGTGCGGGAAGAAAAAATAGATTGAGCTTTGAAATCGATGCTAGTAAGAGCTCAGTATTTTGGAATCAAGAGGAACCGGAAAAATTGTGGATTGGTCACCGTGACAAGCCAAACGAAATCCTATTAGCTGATCCAAGCTTATTCTCGGCAGCAGCAAAATCTGCAATTCATCATCCAGGCGGACATAATGAGGGCTGGCCAGATGCGTTAAAAAATATGATGCAAAACTTTTATACATTTATTAGAGAAGGGAAAAGTCTTAAAACAGATAAGCCTAACTTTGCCACGTTTGAAGATGGTCACTTATCAATGTGTATTACTGATGCTATCTTAGAAAGTCACAAACAGCAGAAATGGGTGAAGGTCAAGCAAGAAAAGGAGGTCTACTCATGA
- a CDS encoding sugar phosphate isomerase/epimerase family protein — MKLGVFTPLYQNLPFEMMLDKVKEMGLETVELGTGNYPGNHHCDPDELLQSPEKAKRFMRAIESRGLSISGLSFHGNPLHPNKKVANDSHEVWRKTVLLAEKLEIPVVNGFSGCPGDHNEAKNPNWVTCSWPPEFTEVLNWQWNEVVTPYWKEEAKFARSRGIQVAFEMHPGFVVYNPETLLKLREHAGDNIGANFDPSHLVWQGIDPIAAIKKLGRENAIFHFHAKDTYLDRENIKVNGVLDTKHYSEILDRSWTFRSVGYGHEEKLWKDMISTLRAVGYDYVISIEHEDMLASTDEGLKKAISLLKGAMFKEELTEMWWA; from the coding sequence ATGAAACTAGGTGTTTTTACACCACTTTATCAAAACCTCCCGTTTGAAATGATGCTGGATAAAGTGAAGGAAATGGGATTAGAAACAGTTGAGCTTGGAACAGGAAATTATCCTGGTAACCATCATTGTGATCCAGATGAATTACTTCAATCACCTGAAAAAGCAAAGAGGTTCATGAGAGCGATTGAAAGCAGAGGATTATCCATTAGTGGACTTAGTTTCCATGGGAATCCTCTGCACCCTAATAAGAAGGTAGCCAATGATTCACATGAGGTGTGGAGAAAAACAGTTCTCCTAGCTGAAAAATTAGAAATACCTGTTGTAAATGGATTTTCCGGATGTCCTGGAGATCATAATGAAGCAAAAAATCCAAACTGGGTAACATGCTCTTGGCCGCCCGAATTTACAGAGGTTTTAAACTGGCAGTGGAATGAAGTGGTGACTCCTTACTGGAAGGAAGAAGCGAAGTTTGCCAGATCACGTGGTATTCAAGTTGCTTTTGAAATGCATCCTGGATTTGTCGTTTATAACCCTGAAACATTGCTAAAGTTACGAGAACATGCTGGGGATAACATCGGAGCAAATTTTGATCCAAGTCATTTAGTTTGGCAAGGAATCGATCCGATTGCAGCGATTAAAAAGCTTGGACGTGAAAATGCGATCTTCCATTTCCATGCAAAGGACACCTATTTGGATAGAGAAAACATAAAAGTAAATGGTGTTTTAGATACGAAGCACTACAGTGAGATTTTAGATCGATCATGGACATTTCGATCAGTTGGATATGGACATGAAGAGAAATTATGGAAAGACATGATTAGTACATTGCGAGCAGTTGGTTATGATTATGTGATCTCAATTGAACATGAAGATATGCTGGCTTCGACTGATGAAGGACTAAAAAAAGCAATCTCTCTATTAAAAGGAGCCATGTTTAAAGAAGAGCTAACTGAAATGTGGTGGGCTTAA
- a CDS encoding zinc-dependent alcohol dehydrogenase family protein, with protein MSMKAVFFPGDKKVEIREVDIPTPGQGEVLIQLKASAICRSDMSLYHGTSVFEGTKTGCTVPGHEPAGVITGVGPGVTKFQEGDRVAVYLALGCGECAHCKSGYKMFCKDFKCIGFDSHGGDADYMVVPAENCMRLPDSMSFVTAAVSTDAVGTLYHAQKRMNISGKDTLVIFGMGPMGGAGVMIAKGLGATVIAVDMLDERLELAKDLGADYTINGKEFNVQEEINRITNGAGADAAIDCSGSPYAENDALDCVKAHGRVAFIGESKETTIKPSQQLIRKQTTVMGSWYFPIQEFDEITEFIVRKNLPVEKLVTHTFKLEEAADAFRMFDERKTEKAVFVW; from the coding sequence ATGTCAATGAAGGCTGTTTTTTTCCCAGGAGATAAAAAAGTAGAAATTCGTGAGGTAGACATTCCAACTCCTGGTCAGGGAGAAGTGTTAATTCAGTTAAAAGCATCCGCTATATGCCGTAGTGATATGAGCTTATACCATGGTACGTCTGTATTTGAAGGGACAAAAACAGGTTGTACGGTTCCAGGTCACGAGCCGGCAGGTGTGATTACAGGTGTAGGTCCAGGAGTGACAAAATTCCAAGAAGGAGATCGAGTAGCTGTTTACTTAGCACTAGGCTGTGGTGAGTGTGCACATTGTAAGAGTGGCTACAAAATGTTCTGTAAGGACTTTAAATGTATTGGCTTTGACTCTCATGGTGGTGATGCAGATTATATGGTTGTTCCAGCTGAAAATTGCATGAGATTACCTGATAGTATGAGCTTTGTTACAGCTGCTGTATCGACGGATGCAGTGGGGACTCTCTACCATGCTCAAAAAAGAATGAACATATCTGGAAAAGATACGCTCGTTATTTTTGGGATGGGACCTATGGGTGGAGCTGGAGTAATGATTGCAAAAGGCTTAGGCGCAACTGTTATTGCCGTTGATATGCTTGATGAACGCCTAGAATTAGCAAAAGATCTAGGTGCTGATTACACAATTAATGGAAAAGAATTTAATGTACAAGAAGAGATTAATCGCATTACAAATGGAGCAGGTGCTGATGCAGCAATCGATTGCTCTGGAAGTCCTTATGCTGAAAATGATGCCCTAGATTGTGTGAAAGCTCATGGACGTGTGGCATTCATTGGTGAAAGCAAGGAAACAACCATTAAACCAAGCCAACAATTAATCCGTAAACAAACTACTGTTATGGGCTCATGGTATTTCCCAATTCAAGAATTTGATGAAATTACAGAATTTATTGTGAGAAAAAATCTACCTGTTGAAAAACTAGTCACACATACGTTCAAGCTTGAAGAAGCAGCAGATGCATTCCGTATGTTTGATGAAAGAAAGACAGAAAAAGCTGTGTTTGTTTGGTGA
- a CDS encoding sugar phosphate isomerase/epimerase family protein, whose protein sequence is MLKGISFNTWVYSSFPAWVPSYPLEEVINRLSSFGYDAIEIGCASPHAWPDYLSAERRQEIFNLLKEKNLKVSAMLPAPGGGPGMNPSSPIKEEREFTIQHYKDVVKLAHDWECPTVMWIAGWVPFGTSQQDAWNYSLEGLKEVANYAKDLGITLVVEPTPADSNLIETADDALLLAEESEMDNVKVMFDTFHALYRNEVPSDYVYRMKEKLHHVHISDNDRLPPGQGRCDFDAVLKALKDINYDGYLSMEVGFHSRQSEPDWYAKTSIEFLKQKISEIY, encoded by the coding sequence ATGTTAAAGGGCATTTCTTTCAATACATGGGTTTATAGTAGTTTTCCAGCTTGGGTACCTTCTTATCCACTAGAGGAAGTAATAAACCGTTTATCATCATTTGGTTATGATGCAATTGAAATTGGCTGCGCAAGTCCTCATGCTTGGCCAGATTATTTATCAGCAGAGAGAAGACAAGAAATATTTAATCTATTAAAAGAAAAAAACTTAAAAGTTTCAGCTATGCTACCAGCTCCAGGTGGTGGACCTGGTATGAATCCAAGCTCACCAATTAAAGAGGAAAGAGAATTTACGATTCAGCATTATAAAGATGTTGTTAAATTAGCACATGATTGGGAATGTCCAACTGTTATGTGGATTGCCGGATGGGTACCATTTGGGACATCACAGCAGGATGCATGGAATTATAGCTTAGAAGGTTTAAAAGAAGTTGCAAATTATGCAAAAGATCTTGGCATCACGTTAGTTGTTGAACCTACTCCTGCTGATAGTAATTTAATAGAAACTGCTGATGATGCACTTCTTTTAGCCGAGGAATCAGAAATGGATAATGTGAAAGTAATGTTTGATACATTCCATGCACTTTATCGAAATGAAGTACCTAGTGACTATGTTTATCGCATGAAGGAAAAATTACACCATGTTCATATTTCGGACAATGATCGCCTTCCTCCAGGACAAGGAAGATGTGACTTTGATGCGGTGTTAAAAGCATTAAAGGACATTAATTATGATGGATATCTTTCAATGGAAGTTGGTTTCCATTCTAGACAGTCAGAACCAGATTGGTACGCAAAAACATCAATTGAATTCTTAAAACAAAAGATATCTGAAATCTACTAA